The following is a genomic window from Geoalkalibacter halelectricus.
ATTTTCGACCCTGGGCGGCAACGTCGCCGAGTGCGCGGGGGGACCGCGCTGCGTCAAATACGGCGTGACCAAGGACTACATCCTCGGCCTGGAGTTGGTCACGCCTCAGGGCGACATCATCCGCACCGGCGGAGAGACCATGAAGGGCGTGGTCGGTTATGATCTGACCAAGCTCATGTGCGGCTCGGAAGGGACGCTGGGCATCATCACCAAGATCATCATCAAGCTGCTGCCCCTGCCCGAGGCGCGCAAGACCATGCTGGTGCTGTTTGATTCCATCGACGGCGCGGCGCGCGCGGTCTCGGCCATCATCGGCGGCAAGATCATCCCCGCCACCCTCGAATTCATGGACGCCACCACCATCGACTGCGTGCGCAAGGCCACCGGCCTGCAACTGCCCGAGGCCGCCCGGGCGGTGCTCATCATCGAGGTCGACGGCGAGCGCGAGATGCTCGAGCGCCAGGCGCAAAAAATCCTGCAGATCGTCGAGCCTCTGGGGGTGGTGGAAACCCGTGTCGCCAACACCCCGGCCGAGAGCGAGGACATCTGGAAGGTGCGCCGCTTGGTGAGCCCCAGCCTGCGCAAGGTCAACCCCGACAAGTTCAACGAGGACATCTGCGTGCCGCGCTCCAGGGTGCCCGAGATGATCCGCGCGGTGGAGGCCATCGCCAAACAGCATGGCATCCCCATCGTCAATTTCGGCCACGCCGGCGACGGCAACATCCACGTCAACGTGATGATCGACAAGAAGGTGCCCGGCGAGCAGGAGAAAGCCGACCAGGCCATCGAGGAGATTTTCGCCGCCGCCCTCAAGCTCGGCGGCACCATGAGCGGCGAGCACGGCGTGGGCATCACCAAGGCGCCCTACATCCCCATGGAGCTCGATCCGGCGGCGGTGGCCTACATGAAGACCATCAAGAAAGCGCTTGATCCCAACAACATTCTCAACCCCGGGAAAGTTCTTCTGGATTAGATTTTTCACCGCTGAGAGCGCAAAGAGCACCGAGACAAACCCCAAGAAGATTTTTTCTCTCTTGGGTCTCTCGGCGCGCTCCGCGCTCTCGAGCGAGCAAGCGAGCGGGCGGTTAATAAAACATGGCCAAACACAAAAAACTCGAAGACTATCGCGACCAGATCGAGCAATGCGTCAAGTGCGGCGCCTGCCAGGCGCACTGCCCGGTGTTCGGCGAACACAAGCGCGAATCCATCGTCGCGCGCGGCAAGGTGGCTCTGGCCCACGCCCTGCTCAACGACGAAGTCAAGCTCGACGAGCGGCTGGTCGAGGACATGAGCAAGTGCCTGATGTGCGCAAGCTGCTTCGACAAATGCCCCAACCTGGTGCCGACGGACGAGATCGTCGCCGCGGCGCGCCGCGAGATCACCGAAAAGCAGGGTCTGAGCAACTTCGGCAAGGCGCTGACCACGGTGATCAAAAACCCCAAGCTGATGAACGCCCTGGCCAAAAGCGGCAGCGCCTTCAGCGCCCTGCTGTTCAAGAAGGTCCCCGAGCAAAGCGGCCTGCGCCTGCGCTTTCCGGTGCCCTTCGTGAGCCGCGAGCGCAGCATCCCGGCCGTCGCCGCCAAGCCCTT
Proteins encoded in this region:
- a CDS encoding FAD-binding oxidoreductase, whose protein sequence is MEQRIIRILEEIVGKDQVTTERADLICYSYDATQQKFLPDAVVFPADANQISLILKMANAEKIPVFPRGAGSGFTGGSLPTRGGIVLVTARLDKILRIDSENLIAEVEPGVVTEQFQQAVEKVGLFYPPDPASLKFSTLGGNVAECAGGPRCVKYGVTKDYILGLELVTPQGDIIRTGGETMKGVVGYDLTKLMCGSEGTLGIITKIIIKLLPLPEARKTMLVLFDSIDGAARAVSAIIGGKIIPATLEFMDATTIDCVRKATGLQLPEAARAVLIIEVDGEREMLERQAQKILQIVEPLGVVETRVANTPAESEDIWKVRRLVSPSLRKVNPDKFNEDICVPRSRVPEMIRAVEAIAKQHGIPIVNFGHAGDGNIHVNVMIDKKVPGEQEKADQAIEEIFAAALKLGGTMSGEHGVGITKAPYIPMELDPAAVAYMKTIKKALDPNNILNPGKVLLD